In the genome of Firmicutes bacterium HGW-Firmicutes-1, one region contains:
- a CDS encoding HPr family phosphocarrier protein, with protein sequence MKQTIIKLQNEEGIHARPANLFSKTAMKLTCDIQVLKNGDKSKVFNPKSIISVLSMGAIKGDELTIIANGVDEEEAIRVITELFKNGFN encoded by the coding sequence ATGAAACAAACGATTATAAAATTACAAAATGAAGAAGGTATTCATGCTAGACCTGCTAATTTGTTTTCGAAAACTGCTATGAAGTTAACTTGTGATATTCAAGTATTAAAAAATGGAGATAAAAGCAAAGTATTTAATCCCAAAAGCATCATTTCAGTTTTAAGTATGGGTGCAATAAAAGGGGATGAATTAACCATTATTGCAAACGGTGTTGACGAAGAGGAAGCGATTAGAGTCATTACTGAA